A genome region from Candidatus Hydrogenedentota bacterium includes the following:
- a CDS encoding filamentous hemagglutinin N-terminal domain-containing protein, with the protein TPPTPSSSTARSRASPRIPRRAAMPRSTEPRRKARGGGRRRVGIVGAGVGVDGGVVRGLGVGTAIVAFAFAFALALASSPSPVAAQVVFDDTLTTPGEAPLDPGGTTWQIEADRGVTRSGGGQTNLFYSFERFDVPTAHAAEFRPGAEVDAIVSRVTGGDLSRIDGNLRVSA; encoded by the coding sequence ACGCCGCCGACGCCGTCGTCCTCGACCGCGCGCTCCAGGGCCTCGCCGCGAATCCCGCGCCGCGCTGCGATGCCGCGGTCGACTGAGCCGCGCCGGAAGGCGCGCGGCGGTGGGCGCCGGCGGGTCGGGATCGTCGGCGCTGGAGTCGGCGTCGACGGTGGCGTCGTCCGAGGCCTCGGCGTCGGCACTGCGATCGTCGCCTTCGCCTTCGCCTTCGCCCTCGCCCTCGCGTCGAGCCCGTCGCCGGTCGCAGCCCAGGTCGTCTTCGACGACACGCTGACGACGCCGGGCGAGGCGCCCCTCGATCCCGGCGGCACGACCTGGCAGATCGAGGCCGATCGCGGCGTGACGCGCTCGGGGGGCGGCCAGACGAACCTCTTCTACAGCTTCGAGCGCTTCGACGTCCCGACCGCCCACGCGGCGGAGTTCCGGCCCGGCGCCGAGGTCGACGCGATCGTCTCGCGGGTGACGGGCGGCGATCTCTCGCGCATCGACGGCAACCTGCGCGTGAGCGC